In the genome of Polaribacter atrinae, one region contains:
- a CDS encoding putative metal-binding motif-containing protein — protein sequence MKKLIVNTIIPIALLISAIFIIGAGCSPGLVGDLENSVWFKDADGDGYGLTGNSILQNEQPEGYVLDDTDCDDTNADVYPGAAEIPDNDIDEDCNGKFAYTFYVDKDSDGFGSDTKIIIEIDNNTNAPDNYSWFAGDCNDDDSEIHPKAVEIPKNGIDDNCDGITDIIEYYIDEDGDGYGSEKISPTEGVTNNLDCDDSNAEIHPYTREILNDKIDSNCNGEDNT from the coding sequence ATGAAAAAATTAATTGTAAATACTATTATACCAATAGCACTTCTAATATCTGCTATTTTTATTATTGGAGCAGGTTGTTCTCCTGGATTAGTAGGTGACTTAGAAAACAGTGTTTGGTTTAAAGATGCAGATGGTGATGGTTATGGTTTAACAGGTAATTCTATATTGCAAAACGAACAACCTGAAGGATATGTATTGGATGATACAGATTGCGATGATACTAATGCTGATGTATACCCTGGTGCAGCAGAAATACCAGATAATGATATAGATGAAGATTGTAACGGAAAATTTGCCTACACTTTTTATGTAGATAAAGATAGCGATGGTTTTGGGAGCGATACAAAAATTATTATTGAAATTGATAACAATACCAATGCGCCAGACAATTATTCTTGGTTTGCAGGAGATTGTAATGACGATGATTCCGAGATACATCCAAAAGCTGTAGAAATACCTAAAAATGGAATTGATGATAACTGCGATGGTATTACAGACATTATCGAATACTATATAGATGAAGACGGAGACGGCTATGGTTCAGAAAAGATCTCGCCAACAGAGGGTGTTACTAATAATTTAGATTGTGATGATAGCAACGCTGAAATTCACCCGTATACAAGAGAAATTTTAAACGATAAAATTGATAGTAATTGTAACGGTGAAGACAATACATAA
- a CDS encoding prolipoprotein diacylglyceryl transferase has product MYPELLEYQNITIYTYAFCIAFGTLLAVLYTKWQAKKTLDLILPNTFFYLIFIAGFVGGKLFLFFERPIYYLQNPKSIFNIFSGGFVFYGSFICIIVVTIWFLKKNKIAILPIIDILAITTTIVHAIGRMGCFFAGCCYGKPTHSYFGISFPTTNSVTVHPTQLYEVISILIIMSLLFVIKKNKKFDGQVFFSYVILYAIARSVLEFFRGDLRGFIIQNYISHSQFIAFIFISITAYLYLKLKSKKITI; this is encoded by the coding sequence ATGTATCCAGAACTATTAGAATATCAAAATATTACTATTTACACCTATGCATTCTGTATTGCTTTTGGAACTTTATTAGCTGTTTTATATACAAAATGGCAAGCTAAAAAAACATTAGATCTTATTTTACCCAATACCTTTTTCTATTTAATTTTTATAGCTGGTTTTGTTGGTGGAAAACTATTTTTATTTTTTGAAAGACCAATTTATTATTTACAAAATCCAAAAAGTATATTTAATATTTTTTCTGGTGGATTTGTTTTTTATGGGTCTTTTATCTGCATAATCGTCGTTACTATTTGGTTCTTAAAAAAAAATAAAATAGCTATTTTACCTATAATAGACATACTAGCTATTACTACAACAATTGTGCATGCTATTGGAAGAATGGGGTGTTTTTTTGCAGGTTGTTGTTACGGAAAGCCTACACATTCTTATTTCGGAATTAGTTTTCCAACTACAAATTCTGTAACGGTACATCCAACTCAATTATATGAAGTAATCTCTATTTTAATCATTATGAGTTTGCTTTTTGTGATTAAAAAAAACAAGAAATTTGATGGACAAGTATTTTTTTCTTATGTAATACTATATGCAATTGCAAGAAGTGTATTAGAGTTTTTTAGAGGAGATTTAAGAGGATTTATTATTCAAAACTACATATCACACTCTCAATTTATTGCATTTATTTTTATAAGCATAACGGCTTATTTATATCTCAAATTAAAATCAAAAAAAATAACTATTTAA
- a CDS encoding fibronectin type III domain-containing protein has product MKHIQKYIVLLLILFMYMPYIAQEKAKITPSSNINIVDRYKDNALELIYFPDKNKALYQGLKKGFLVERAELNDSIFSLEELKFKKLDEVFPYTEENWKKALATSNEEEKKNLNLAKEFYDNREVETGGQFSFDKGIKEMKEQKFKEDFAYLLFVMNAIKDNKVAKALGLSYTDKTAELNKKYVYRISLNEAIDGYSVKEALSVIEIKKEEETINREIFVKTWDSKLTFIWEENDMVSGAFIERKNNVTGVFELLNKNPVLNSSANSVRNSYTDSNLTNYTTYEYQFYGMNPFGEKVYFGKAKGMPRDLTPPVNPSITMAKHVKPEEIKIAWKMQIEQPDLKGFVVARSEKNKGNFQLLHSKLLPKNIKSYTDKTFNKEKDNYYVVQAIDTAGNISSSSPYLVTIIDSIPPLKPKFISGKIDSLGVVTIDIDLNKERDLMGYRLYRSNSAEHEFSVINEGFHEKDTIFTKAQNIFKDTVTINSLTPYIYYKIKALDYNFNQSEYSDILKVKRPDIIPPTTPVFKKVKVGKDNIELSFVLSKSEDVANHYLYRKLKIDANWELLANIENNATKYKDEKLKQGAKYYYSLRAKDDSELFSEYANPVYGKPYDDGLRDPVTNLTILKNKEAITLKWDYKKINKNTFFVIYKKNKKGNLVQYKSITELNYIENFKNEKTVEYAVKAFTKDGGQSKISETVSITKD; this is encoded by the coding sequence ATGAAACACATACAAAAATACATCGTATTACTATTAATCTTGTTCATGTACATGCCTTATATTGCTCAAGAAAAAGCTAAAATAACCCCTTCTAGTAATATAAATATTGTTGACAGATATAAAGACAATGCCCTAGAACTTATTTACTTTCCTGATAAAAACAAAGCATTGTATCAAGGGTTAAAAAAAGGTTTTTTGGTTGAAAGAGCAGAGTTAAATGATTCTATTTTCTCTCTTGAAGAATTAAAGTTCAAAAAATTAGATGAGGTTTTTCCTTATACAGAAGAGAACTGGAAAAAGGCACTTGCAACTAGCAATGAAGAAGAAAAGAAAAACTTAAATCTTGCAAAAGAATTTTATGATAACCGAGAGGTTGAGACAGGAGGACAATTTTCTTTTGACAAAGGAATTAAAGAAATGAAAGAACAAAAATTTAAAGAAGATTTTGCCTATTTACTTTTTGTTATGAATGCTATAAAAGACAACAAAGTTGCTAAAGCACTAGGGCTATCTTATACTGATAAAACAGCCGAATTAAACAAAAAATACGTGTATCGTATCTCATTAAATGAAGCCATTGATGGTTATAGCGTTAAAGAAGCCTTATCTGTAATTGAAATAAAAAAAGAAGAAGAAACTATTAACAGAGAAATATTTGTAAAAACTTGGGATAGTAAACTCACCTTTATCTGGGAAGAAAATGACATGGTATCTGGTGCATTTATTGAAAGAAAAAACAATGTAACTGGTGTTTTTGAATTGTTAAATAAAAATCCTGTTTTAAACTCTTCTGCAAACTCTGTAAGAAATAGTTATACCGACAGCAATCTAACTAATTACACAACCTACGAATATCAATTTTATGGAATGAATCCTTTTGGTGAAAAAGTGTATTTTGGGAAAGCCAAAGGAATGCCGAGAGATTTAACACCTCCTGTAAATCCTTCCATTACAATGGCTAAACATGTAAAACCTGAAGAGATAAAAATAGCATGGAAAATGCAAATAGAACAACCAGATTTAAAAGGTTTTGTGGTTGCTCGATCAGAAAAAAATAAAGGGAATTTTCAACTTTTGCATTCTAAATTACTTCCAAAAAACATAAAAAGTTATACCGATAAAACCTTTAACAAAGAAAAAGACAATTATTATGTTGTTCAAGCAATAGATACCGCAGGAAATATCAGCTCTTCTAGTCCTTATTTAGTAACAATAATAGACTCTATTCCTCCATTAAAACCAAAATTTATTTCAGGTAAAATAGATTCATTGGGTGTTGTCACCATCGATATAGACTTAAATAAAGAACGAGATTTAATGGGGTATCGTTTGTATAGATCTAATAGCGCAGAACATGAATTTTCTGTAATTAACGAAGGGTTTCATGAAAAGGATACTATCTTTACAAAAGCTCAAAACATTTTTAAAGATACAGTTACCATTAATTCATTAACTCCTTATATTTATTATAAAATTAAAGCATTAGACTACAATTTCAATCAATCTGAATATTCAGATATTCTTAAAGTAAAACGACCAGATATTATACCACCAACAACTCCTGTTTTCAAAAAAGTAAAAGTTGGTAAAGATAATATTGAGCTCTCTTTTGTTTTAAGTAAAAGTGAAGATGTTGCAAACCATTATTTATACAGAAAATTAAAAATAGATGCCAATTGGGAATTACTTGCAAACATAGAAAACAATGCTACAAAATATAAAGACGAAAAATTAAAACAAGGAGCAAAATACTATTACTCCCTTAGAGCAAAAGATGATAGTGAATTGTTTTCTGAATACGCAAATCCTGTTTATGGAAAGCCTTATGATGACGGCCTTAGAGATCCCGTTACAAACTTAACTATATTAAAAAATAAAGAAGCAATAACCCTAAAGTGGGATTATAAAAAAATAAATAAAAATACTTTTTTTGTTATTTACAAAAAAAATAAAAAAGGGAATTTAGTTCAATATAAAAGCATTACCGAATTAAACTATATTGAAAATTTTAAGAATGAAAAAACGGTAGAATATGCAGTAAAAGCTTTTACCAAAGACGGTGGACAATCTAAGATTAGTGAAACAGTATCAATTACTAAAGATTGA
- a CDS encoding uracil-DNA glycosylase produces the protein MNMILTKSWQHLLQPEFDKNYFKELTEFVTSEYKAHQCFPKKEDIFAAFDFCSFDDLKVVIIGQDPYHDDGQANGLCFSVKDDIKHPPSLKNIFKEIATDLDQEIPESGNLEKWAKQGVLLLNATLTVRAHEAGSHQKKGWEDFTDAVIKSISEEKENIVFLLWGKFAESKTKLINLEKHTVFTAPHPSPLGAWRGWFGSKHFSKTNAVLKSLQKPMIKW, from the coding sequence ATGAACATGATACTAACAAAAAGTTGGCAGCACCTTTTACAACCAGAGTTTGATAAAAACTACTTTAAAGAATTAACAGAATTTGTAACATCAGAATATAAAGCACATCAATGTTTTCCTAAAAAGGAGGATATTTTTGCAGCATTTGATTTTTGTTCTTTTGATGATTTAAAAGTGGTTATTATTGGGCAAGATCCTTATCATGATGATGGGCAAGCAAATGGTTTGTGTTTTTCTGTAAAAGACGATATAAAACATCCTCCGTCTTTAAAAAATATTTTTAAAGAAATTGCTACGGATTTAGACCAAGAAATTCCAGAAAGTGGGAATTTAGAAAAATGGGCAAAACAAGGAGTTTTATTATTAAATGCTACTTTAACTGTAAGAGCGCATGAAGCTGGAAGTCATCAGAAAAAAGGATGGGAAGATTTTACAGATGCTGTCATTAAAAGTATCTCCGAAGAAAAAGAAAACATCGTTTTTTTACTTTGGGGTAAATTTGCAGAAAGTAAAACGAAATTAATAAATTTAGAAAAACATACTGTATTTACAGCTCCACATCCGTCTCCTTTAGGAGCTTGGAGAGGTTGGTTTGGGAGTAAGCATTTTTCTAAAACCAATGCCGTTTTAAAGAGCTTACAAAAACCTATGATAAAATGGTAG
- a CDS encoding glycosyltransferase family protein encodes MRILYAIQGTGNGHLTRAKEIIPILQQKGDLDILVSGNENNLNLGFDIKYKLYGLNFIFGKKGGIDFWTSYKRMKLSRFYKEIKNLPIKKYDLVVNDFEPVSAWAAKLNNVNIISLSHQNAVLDPASPKYGKYKIEKLILKHYAPSNLRFGFHFKPYSSATFTPIIRKSIRAKKNSNKGHITVYLPSYNVAKIVSVLSRIPIVKWHIFSKETKRLIFKKNITIYPINEFDFIKSMASSSGVLCGAGFETPSEALFLKKKLMVIPMKNQYEQQCNALALKEMGVAVLKKLNKKQVLKIAKWIQSDVLIPVDYPDTTEDILDAILLPYENQTVLPTILS; translated from the coding sequence ATGAGAATCTTATATGCAATCCAAGGCACGGGAAATGGTCATTTAACAAGGGCTAAAGAAATTATACCAATACTTCAACAAAAAGGTGATTTAGATATTTTAGTTAGTGGAAATGAGAATAATTTAAACCTCGGTTTCGATATAAAATATAAACTTTACGGTTTAAATTTTATTTTTGGTAAAAAAGGAGGCATCGATTTTTGGACTAGCTATAAAAGAATGAAGCTATCTCGTTTTTATAAAGAAATTAAAAACTTACCTATAAAAAAATACGATTTAGTTGTAAACGATTTTGAACCTGTTTCTGCTTGGGCTGCAAAGCTAAATAATGTAAATATTATATCTTTAAGTCATCAAAATGCAGTATTAGATCCGGCTTCTCCCAAATACGGAAAATACAAAATTGAAAAATTAATTTTAAAACATTATGCTCCATCTAATCTTAGGTTTGGTTTTCATTTTAAACCTTACAGTTCAGCTACTTTTACTCCAATTATAAGAAAAAGTATTCGTGCTAAAAAAAACAGCAATAAAGGGCATATTACGGTCTATTTACCATCTTATAATGTTGCCAAAATTGTAAGTGTTTTATCTAGAATACCAATTGTAAAATGGCATATATTTTCTAAAGAAACCAAGCGATTAATTTTTAAAAAGAATATTACAATTTACCCAATAAACGAATTCGATTTTATAAAAAGTATGGCCTCTTCTTCTGGCGTGCTTTGTGGAGCTGGATTTGAAACGCCATCTGAGGCTTTATTTCTAAAGAAAAAATTAATGGTAATTCCCATGAAAAACCAATATGAGCAGCAATGTAATGCCTTAGCTTTAAAAGAAATGGGCGTTGCAGTTTTAAAAAAATTAAACAAAAAACAAGTTCTTAAAATTGCAAAATGGATTCAGAGTGATGTTCTTATACCTGTAGATTACCCAGACACAACTGAAGATATTTTAGATGCTATTTTATTACCTTATGAGAACCAAACTGTTCTACCTACCATTTTATCATAG
- a CDS encoding UDP-2,3-diacylglucosamine diphosphatase: MKKHKKRKLDYVVISDVHLGTYGCRAKELLNYLKTIQPKVLILNGDIIDIWQFNKRYFPKSHMNVIKHITSLLSKGTTIYYITGNHDEMLRKFKGFELGNFKILNKLVLNIDDKKAWIFHGDVFDITMQHSKWLAKLGGKGYDFLILINTFINWISKLLGYGKLSLSKKIKNGVKSAVKFIDDFEKTASDIAIENEYDYVICGHIHQPEIREIKNHKGKTTYLNSGDWIENLTALEYNNHQWCLYEYANDEIAQNTEKKLNKKELKLANKEAKNNFLFEELLKEFDIQKPLK; this comes from the coding sequence ATGAAAAAACACAAAAAACGAAAGTTAGATTATGTTGTAATTTCAGACGTACATTTAGGCACTTATGGTTGCAGAGCAAAAGAATTATTAAATTATTTAAAAACCATTCAACCTAAAGTATTAATCCTAAATGGTGACATTATAGACATTTGGCAATTTAACAAACGTTATTTCCCAAAGTCTCACATGAATGTAATTAAACACATTACTTCTCTCCTTTCTAAAGGAACAACTATCTATTACATTACAGGAAACCACGATGAAATGTTACGAAAATTTAAAGGTTTTGAATTAGGGAACTTTAAAATTTTAAATAAACTCGTATTAAATATTGATGATAAAAAAGCATGGATTTTTCATGGAGATGTATTTGATATCACCATGCAGCATTCTAAATGGCTTGCCAAATTAGGAGGCAAAGGATACGATTTCTTAATTCTAATAAACACCTTTATAAATTGGATTAGTAAACTTCTTGGTTACGGCAAATTATCACTTTCTAAGAAGATAAAAAATGGTGTTAAAAGCGCTGTTAAGTTTATTGACGATTTTGAAAAAACGGCATCAGACATTGCTATTGAAAATGAGTATGATTATGTTATCTGCGGACATATTCATCAACCAGAAATTAGAGAAATTAAAAACCATAAAGGAAAAACAACCTACCTCAACTCTGGAGATTGGATTGAAAATTTAACTGCATTAGAATACAATAACCACCAATGGTGTTTGTATGAATATGCAAATGATGAAATAGCCCAAAACACCGAAAAGAAACTGAATAAGAAAGAATTAAAACTAGCAAACAAGGAAGCCAAAAATAATTTCCTTTTTGAAGAATTACTGAAAGAATTCGATATTCAAAAACCCTTAAAATAA
- a CDS encoding substrate-binding domain-containing protein, which yields MTNLTIGGVPEHFNYPWYLTLKNKEYNKQNINLRWQDFPGGTGAMCKALRAGDVDIAIVLTEGIIKDIADGNPSKIVQTFVKSPLIWGIHVGAKSSFKNISDLEHATIAISRFGSGSHLMAIVNAYNQGWDVANLKFKVIGNLQGGIDALTNGEADYFMWEHFTTKPLVDDGTFRLIDDCPTPWPCFVIAVRDEVLENNFEEVKKVLDIINGKTKNFKQIDAINRILAERYEQQLEDIQQWLKITEWNDGKPISKNIITRIQNKMVQFKVIEKKKNSSNFIKNMYI from the coding sequence ATGACAAATCTTACAATTGGCGGAGTTCCGGAGCATTTTAATTATCCTTGGTATTTAACTTTAAAAAATAAAGAATACAATAAACAAAATATCAATCTACGTTGGCAAGATTTCCCTGGCGGAACAGGTGCTATGTGTAAAGCTTTACGTGCTGGAGATGTAGATATTGCTATTGTTTTAACCGAAGGGATAATTAAAGATATTGCAGATGGAAATCCTTCTAAAATTGTACAAACTTTTGTAAAATCTCCTTTAATTTGGGGGATTCATGTAGGAGCAAAATCATCTTTTAAAAATATTTCAGACTTAGAACATGCAACCATTGCTATCAGCAGATTTGGTTCTGGTTCTCACTTAATGGCAATTGTAAATGCCTATAACCAAGGTTGGGATGTAGCTAATTTAAAATTTAAAGTAATTGGTAATTTACAAGGCGGAATTGATGCTTTAACCAACGGAGAAGCAGATTATTTTATGTGGGAACATTTTACCACAAAACCCTTGGTAGACGATGGTACTTTTAGATTAATAGACGACTGCCCTACTCCTTGGCCTTGCTTTGTAATTGCAGTTAGAGATGAAGTTTTAGAAAATAATTTTGAAGAAGTTAAAAAAGTTTTAGACATTATAAATGGTAAAACAAAAAACTTTAAACAAATTGATGCGATTAATAGAATTTTAGCCGAACGCTATGAACAGCAATTAGAAGACATTCAGCAATGGTTAAAAATTACCGAATGGAATGACGGAAAACCTATTTCTAAAAACATAATTACACGCATACAAAATAAAATGGTACAGTTTAAGGTTATTGAAAAGAAGAAAAATTCGAGCAATTTCATAAAAAATATGTACATTTAA